The Lathyrus oleraceus cultivar Zhongwan6 chromosome 5, CAAS_Psat_ZW6_1.0, whole genome shotgun sequence genome includes the window aaataattttttcttttaaaaaagaaataacttttttttcgaaaaaaattgattttttatttttaaagaaaaaccgcctttcatattttaaaaaattaatcaGTTTTTTTTACgaaaaattctatttattttttttgaaaaaaatattttttttcaaaaatatcaaatttttgtaaaaaaactaaaaattttaatactttaaaaaaattgttttttttttatttaaaaaaattgttttttttatttaaaaaaataaggttttttttgaaaaaaaatatttttaaaaaatatttattatttaaaaaaataaaatatgttgtttcaaataaattatattttgaGCCCCTCATTTAAGCCctttaaaaaacaaaaatatgaGGGGCTTAAAAATAAGGGGTCAAAGAGTTATTGATTTAGTAGGGGGCTTAAAAAAATAGGACCGAATAGGGGCCTAATTGTTAGGGCTTTATCATTTAGGTTTTTTTGACCCCTCTAATTTACATATTACTAAAAAAAGATGGGAAATACGACGGAAATATTTTAATATATTCAACTTGATAAGATTAGGAGATAAAATATTTTTAATCACTTATTGTATTAATTATGTATTAACTAATTCTAACCTCTAGAAATAACAAAAGAAATGATGTTCAAAGTATTTTTGAAGATATAAGAAAATTTTAATATCCAAATAAAATGAACTAAATGAGCTTGGGACTTTTATATGtaaattaaaatttttaaaattaaCAAGAAATCAAATACCAAGATCACTTAGATTCTATGAACCAATTTTTTTTGAAGAAAGTGATATTAACAAATCATCAAGCCAAGTAAAGGACTTAATAACATATCTAAAAAAAATAGAATATGAATACAGTTAAAATTTGTAGACTATTAATATAGTTTAAAGGAAGAACAGAACCAGCATGTTGAATTTAACatataatataaattaaaaaaattaaaataaagattttttttttacCAAAAATTAAGATGTATTTGAAAAAGAGATTAAAGGTAGTGCACCGTAAGTATAAACTTTTTTTACACCATCATCCAATAGAATTATAATGTTCTGTCATGTCATAccagtattttaaaattaaatatgtgATTTGGCGGGATGCACGTCTCTAATTGGTTGacagtgtaaaatatttttacactgtCAATGCATAGTCTTTTTTCTCTTTGAAAAATTAACTTACcaaatgacctaaaaataaaaataggTAATTATGTGGATAAATTatactttttgaaaatgaaataCAATAGAAAATAACATGGATAATATTTTATTAGTTGAAAGAATATATTACGATGGATTTAGAATAGATTTAgatttaataaaaaataatgaaatttaAGACTACTTAGATGATgactaaaataataaaaatatattatagAAAATTGTTTCAATAAATAATAGGTATCAACATTATGGTATTAGAGCATTAAgaatcaaaataaataaaatgaataGTTTAAAAAATTATAACACTTTAGACACGGACAGAGTCAGAACTTTTTAATAAAGGGGATaatttatataaatattttttctATTTAACTTTAAATATTATATTTAAGTTTTGTGtaattttttataaaatagttatatttaatgataaaattaatattattgatcaaaatataatttttaattataattaacATATGTAATTAAgatttaataaataaaaatataataataaatatatattatattaatacTCAAAAGTTATAATTATTTTGAGATTAAAAAAAGTGAAAATATAAAATTTTAGGACAAAATTCTAcattaaattttaaaaatatttatattcGTAAAAATTATCAACAATTAAAATTTTAGTAATTTTAAATATAACTCTCATGACAATATGCAAATTTTAAACCTTATATAAAAAtaacttttaatttttaaaattttaaatttttaatataatataatataattattattactattattattattatataattaaAGAGAACTACAAAAACAATATTAAAGAGATGTTAAAATTTGTGTCATTTTTACTAAATGGATCCTATAATAGTCTTTATTTTAGATTAATTAAACTCATATTTAATATAAAATAACATGTACATGTTTTAATTAAAATGTATgtattaatataaaaaataataataatcataaACAAATATTAAAAGACAGTGGGAACATTAACCCCCATTTCCTTGTACTTGCCTCCGTCCCTGACTTTAGATGAAGAGTTAAGAAGAATAAAATTTAAACGAAtgacaaaatattttttagaatATGAAAATAAATTGGATTTTTACAAGACAactttaaaaaatataaaaatgtCTGTCATTAAAATTTGTGATCAATAAATTAAATACGAAAAAAAATGTCTCTATTACAGTGGCATCTCATAAAAAAAATTATAGAGGAGATTTGTTTAAATTGTAAACCGATAAACTATTTAAGAAAACTTGCACACGCATGTATAAACCTTTCGTTGAATTTATATGCCAGCTTTTATTTACTGTATACAGATAAATTATGCACTTGTGGTGGAAAATCATTTACCCAAAAAAAAAAGCATTAATCACACAAATAAccaatttttgaaaaaattattaTGCAAAAATAACATTGAACATATGTGCATACTCTACTCTTGACGGTGGTGAAAGGTCGGGAGAAATGGAGATTAAGTCGGCCTTGGTGAAAAATCCATCCACCAACAATTGTGAAAAATCAGGCCGCCGTGTTGCCTTTGAAATCTCTTCCAACAAGAATTATCAAAGTCATTCTCCCGACCACAACCATAATATTGAAACCTCCGTCGATGATTTTGATACGACACATTGTCATCCATGTTGTTTAGCATGTTGTGCTTGGTCATGTCTCGCCGTGTTCATCTTCGTTGTAATTTTTCTCTTTTTCGGGATATCATACTTGGCTTTCCTCAAGTCAGGAATGCCAAAAGTCAATGTTAGAACATTCAGCATCAACAAGTTTCAAGTTAATTATAACTCACAAAAAATGGATGCAATCATAAATTTAGGTTTAAGATTCTCAAATAAGAATGAAGAGTTCAAACTTTTGTATGGTCCTCTTTTTGTGGATGTCATTAGTGATGATGTTCAATTAGGTAACACAAAACTTAAAGGCTTTTC containing:
- the LOC127080441 gene encoding uncharacterized protein LOC127080441, coding for MEIKSALVKNPSTNNCEKSGRRVAFEISSNKNYQSHSPDHNHNIETSVDDFDTTHCHPCCLACCAWSCLAVFIFVVIFLFFGISYLAFLKSGMPKVNVRTFSINKFQVNYNSQKMDAIINLGLRFSNKNEEFKLLYGPLFVDVISDDVQLGNTKLKGFSQMPRNETDLDMTMTTNHGVVNNAAANDLKSDISAYETVFDVYITGNIGVQIGGLHMINVPFLSTCAQIKKIDVDYGRKPECDIKMFSFR